From Pongo pygmaeus isolate AG05252 chromosome 1, NHGRI_mPonPyg2-v2.0_pri, whole genome shotgun sequence, one genomic window encodes:
- the CHRNB2 gene encoding neuronal acetylcholine receptor subunit beta-2 isoform X1 yields the protein MARRCGPVALLLGFGLLRLCSGVWGTDTEERLVEHLLDPSRYNKLIRPATNGSELVTVQLMVSLAQLISVHEREQIMTTNVWLTQEWEDYRLTWKPEEFDNMKKVRLPSKHIWLPDVVLYNNADGMYEVSFYSNAVVSYDGSIFWLPPAIYKSACKIEVKHFPFDQQNCTMKFRSWTYDRTEIDLVLKSDVASLDDFTPSGEWDIVALPGRRNENPDDSTYVDITYDFIIRRKPLFYTINLIIPCVLITSLAILVFYLPSDCGEKMTLCISVLLALTVFLLLISKIVPPTSLDVPLVGKYLMFTMVLVTFSIVTSVCVLNVHHRSPTTHTMAPWVKVVFLEKLPALLFMQQPRHHCARQRLRLRRRQREREGAGALFFREAPGADSCTCFVNRASVQGLAGAFGAEPALVAGPGRSGELCGCGLREAVDGVRFIADHMRSEDDDQSVSAAGWDPGREVSEDWKYVAMVIDRLFLWIFVFVCVFGTIGMFLQPLFQNYTTTTFLHSDHSAPSSK from the exons ATGGCCCGGCGCTGCGGCCCCGTGGCGCTGCTCCTTGGCTTCGGCCTTCTCCGGCTGTGCTCAG GGGTGTGGGGTACGGACACAGAGGAGCGGCTGGTGGAGCATCTCTTGGATCCTTCCCGCTACAACAAGCTTATCCGCCCAGCCACCAATGGCTCTGAGCTGGTGACAGTACAGCTCATGGTGTCACTGGCCCAGCTCATCAGTGTG CATGAGCGGGAGCAGATAATGACCACCAATGTCTGGCTGACCCAG GAGTGGGAAGATTATCGCCTCACCTGGAAGCCTGAAGAGTTTGACAATATGAAGAAAGTTCGGCTCCCTTCCAAACACATCTGGCTCCCAGATGTGGTCCTGTACAACAA TGCTGACGGCATGTATGAGGTGTCCTTCTATTCCAATGCCGTGGTCTCCTATGATGGCAGCATCTTCTGGCTGCCGCCTGCCATCTACAAGAGCGCATGCAAGATTGAAGTAAAGCACTTCCCATTTGACCAGCAGAACTGCACCATGAAGTTTCGTTCGTGGACCTACGACCGCACAGAGATCGACTTGGTGCTGAAGAGTGACGTGGCCAGCCTGGACGACTTCACACCTAGTGGTGAGTGGGACATCGTGGCACTGCCGGGCCGGCGCAATGAGAACCCCGACGACTCTACGTACGTGGACATCACGTATGACTTCATCATTCGCCGCAAGCCGCTCTTCTACACCATCAACCTCATCATCCCCTGTGTGCTCATCACCTCGCTAGCCATCCTTGTCTTCTACCTGCCATCCGACTGTGGCGAGAAGATGACGTTGTGCATCTCAGTGCTGCTGGCGCTCACAGTCTTCCTGCTGCTTATCTCCAAGATCGTGCCTCCCACCTCCCTCGACGTGCCGCTCGTTGGCAAGTACCTCATGTTCACCATGGTGCTTGTCACCTTCTCCATCGTCACCAGCGTGTGCGTGCTCAACGTGCACCACCGCTCGCCCACCACGCACACCATGGCGCCCTGGGTGAAGGTCGTCTTCTTGGAGAAGCTGCCGGCGCTGCTCTTCATGCAGCAGCCACGCCACCATTGCGCCCGTCAGCGCCTGCGCCTGCGGCGACGCCAGCGTGAGCGCGAGGGCGCTGGAGCCCTCTTCTTCCGCGAAGCGCCGGGGGCCGACTCCTGCACGTGCTTCGTCAACCGCGCGTCGGTGCAGGGCTTGGCCGGGGCCTTCGGGGCTGAGCCTGCACTGGTGGCGGGCCCGGGGCGCTCAGGGGAGCTGTGTGGCTGTGGCCTCCGGGAGGCGGTGGACGGCGTGCGCTTCATCGCAGACCACATGCGGAGCGAGGACGACGACCAGAGCGTGAGTGCCGCAGGCTGGGACCCCGGGCGTGAG GTGAGTGAGGACTGGAAGTACGTCGCCATGGTGATCGACCGCCTCTTCCTCTGGATCTTTGTCTTTGTCTGTGTCTTTGGCACCATCGGCATGTTCCTGCAGCCTCTCTTCCAGAACTACACCACCACCACCTTCCTCCACTCAGACCACTCAGCCCCCAGCTCCAAGTGA
- the CHRNB2 gene encoding neuronal acetylcholine receptor subunit beta-2 isoform X2, whose protein sequence is MARRCGPVALLLGFGLLRLCSGVWGTDTEERLVEHLLDPSRYNKLIRPATNGSELVTVQLMVSLAQLISVHEREQIMTTNVWLTQEWEDYRLTWKPEEFDNMKKVRLPSKHIWLPDVVLYNNADGMYEVSFYSNAVVSYDGSIFWLPPAIYKSACKIEVKHFPFDQQNCTMKFRSWTYDRTEIDLVLKSDVASLDDFTPSGEWDIVALPGRRNENPDDSTYVDITYDFIIRRKPLFYTINLIIPCVLITSLAILVFYLPSDCGEKMTLCISVLLALTVFLLLISKIVPPTSLDVPLVGKYLMFTMVLVTFSIVTSVCVLNVHHRSPTTHTMAPWVKVVFLEKLPALLFMQQPRHHCARQRLRLRRRQREREGAGALFFREAPGADSCTCFVNRASVQGLAGAFGAEPALVAGPGRSGELCGCGLREAVDGVRFIADHMRSEDDDQSVSEDWKYVAMVIDRLFLWIFVFVCVFGTIGMFLQPLFQNYTTTTFLHSDHSAPSSK, encoded by the exons ATGGCCCGGCGCTGCGGCCCCGTGGCGCTGCTCCTTGGCTTCGGCCTTCTCCGGCTGTGCTCAG GGGTGTGGGGTACGGACACAGAGGAGCGGCTGGTGGAGCATCTCTTGGATCCTTCCCGCTACAACAAGCTTATCCGCCCAGCCACCAATGGCTCTGAGCTGGTGACAGTACAGCTCATGGTGTCACTGGCCCAGCTCATCAGTGTG CATGAGCGGGAGCAGATAATGACCACCAATGTCTGGCTGACCCAG GAGTGGGAAGATTATCGCCTCACCTGGAAGCCTGAAGAGTTTGACAATATGAAGAAAGTTCGGCTCCCTTCCAAACACATCTGGCTCCCAGATGTGGTCCTGTACAACAA TGCTGACGGCATGTATGAGGTGTCCTTCTATTCCAATGCCGTGGTCTCCTATGATGGCAGCATCTTCTGGCTGCCGCCTGCCATCTACAAGAGCGCATGCAAGATTGAAGTAAAGCACTTCCCATTTGACCAGCAGAACTGCACCATGAAGTTTCGTTCGTGGACCTACGACCGCACAGAGATCGACTTGGTGCTGAAGAGTGACGTGGCCAGCCTGGACGACTTCACACCTAGTGGTGAGTGGGACATCGTGGCACTGCCGGGCCGGCGCAATGAGAACCCCGACGACTCTACGTACGTGGACATCACGTATGACTTCATCATTCGCCGCAAGCCGCTCTTCTACACCATCAACCTCATCATCCCCTGTGTGCTCATCACCTCGCTAGCCATCCTTGTCTTCTACCTGCCATCCGACTGTGGCGAGAAGATGACGTTGTGCATCTCAGTGCTGCTGGCGCTCACAGTCTTCCTGCTGCTTATCTCCAAGATCGTGCCTCCCACCTCCCTCGACGTGCCGCTCGTTGGCAAGTACCTCATGTTCACCATGGTGCTTGTCACCTTCTCCATCGTCACCAGCGTGTGCGTGCTCAACGTGCACCACCGCTCGCCCACCACGCACACCATGGCGCCCTGGGTGAAGGTCGTCTTCTTGGAGAAGCTGCCGGCGCTGCTCTTCATGCAGCAGCCACGCCACCATTGCGCCCGTCAGCGCCTGCGCCTGCGGCGACGCCAGCGTGAGCGCGAGGGCGCTGGAGCCCTCTTCTTCCGCGAAGCGCCGGGGGCCGACTCCTGCACGTGCTTCGTCAACCGCGCGTCGGTGCAGGGCTTGGCCGGGGCCTTCGGGGCTGAGCCTGCACTGGTGGCGGGCCCGGGGCGCTCAGGGGAGCTGTGTGGCTGTGGCCTCCGGGAGGCGGTGGACGGCGTGCGCTTCATCGCAGACCACATGCGGAGCGAGGACGACGACCAGAGC GTGAGTGAGGACTGGAAGTACGTCGCCATGGTGATCGACCGCCTCTTCCTCTGGATCTTTGTCTTTGTCTGTGTCTTTGGCACCATCGGCATGTTCCTGCAGCCTCTCTTCCAGAACTACACCACCACCACCTTCCTCCACTCAGACCACTCAGCCCCCAGCTCCAAGTGA